The genomic window AACCTGACCTCAAAGATGATATCGACTTTGTCCCCCCTACGCCGCCTGTCAAGAACATCCTCGGTGGTGCTGGCACCTATTCCGCCCTAGGAGCTCGCCTGTTTTCTCCGCCACCGCTGTCTACTTCAGTTGGTTGGATCATTGATCAAGGCTCCGACTTCCCTCCGTCACTGTCGACCCTTGTTGACAGCTGGACCACCTCTGCCATCTTTCGTCATGATGGCCTTCGACTCACGACTCGTGGATGGAACGGTTATGAGGGCGCTGCTGAAAAGCGTGCCTTCAAGTATCTGACTCCAAAGAAGCGACTGACGGCTCAGGACCTCACACCAGCGTTGCTCCAGTCGCGTTCATTTCACCTCATCTGCTCCCCCAACCGATGCCGGGAGCTTGTGTCTGAGATAACATCACTCCGCAAAAAGGTTGTTCCCCCAGAGACATACACGAAgcccatcttcatctgggAGCCGGTCCCTGATCTGTGCACTCCGGATGAGCTGTTGAATTGCACCAATTGCTTGCCCCTTGTCGACGTTTGCAGTCCTAACCACGCCGAGCTGGCTGGCTTCATGGGTGACGACGGCCTGGACCCGGAGACGGGGGAGATATCCACCCTAGCAGTGGAGCGTGCATGTGAACAACTACTGGCGAGCATGCCTCTGCAGTCATTTTCGCTAGTTGTTCGCGCGGGCGATAAGGGCTGCTACATCGCAAAGAACGGTGGGAGGAAGCGTCAGCGAGATCCCAAGTCAAAGACAAAACGGCGGAAGAAGGATTATGTGAGAGGAGGCTTGCGGCCAGATACCGACATGGAAGCCCTCTTCGCTGGCTTGCTCCAGGATGAAGATGGAATCGTCGCCCGCGAGGAGATCGAGGTTGATCCCGGTATCGAGCGATGGATACCCGCCTACCACGGAGACCCGGCTAACGTTGTTGACCCCACGGGTGGCGGAAACACCTTCCTCGGTGGCCTGGGTGTTGCCCTTGCGCGAGGCGAGAGTCTGGAGGATGCTGTGATTTGGGGTGCTGTGGCCGCAAGCTTCGCCATCGAACAGGTTGGCGTTCCCACCTTGGGTAGGGATGCGGACGGCCGCGAGGCATGGAATGGGCACAATGTTGATGCTCGGTTAAAGGAGTTCCGCCAGCGTTTGTGAATAACGTCGCCCCTTGGCTAGATGCACGATTTGGTGCAATGTAGATTAATCTGAATAGAAAAGTACCTGGGTCTACCTGCTTTCATCTGACTATTTAATTCGACCAGATCCCGTTCATAACCAGCATAATCATCATGTCTCAATCGAATCTACCGAGGTCCTGACCTGCAGATGCTCGTAATAAACTGACACTTCTTCCCGACACTCGTTGAATTATCTATCAATAACATCTTGTCTCAAATCTTGTACACAAGATCTCCCTCGGTGAACCTGCCATTGATGTTAGTTGAACCTGCTCAAAGTCTTACTCAGGGGTAGAAACTTACATGATCTGGTTTGCCTCTCCCATCTTTTGTAGGGCCTTGGTGGCCTCTCCCTTGGTGAAAGCGCCACCGTCACGGTTTCCAACCTTGCGATTGACCGCTTCCACCACGGCATCTAGTTCGGCAGAGTCGTCCTCGAACAGATTCGTGCTAAGAAGCTGACCAAGCGCTGTCCTGAATGTTCCAAGACGCTGGGTGCTGATGGGCGTGTCATCGATTGCCAGTCCGGCTGTGCCATCCGCcaactcatcatcatcttgcgACTCCGCCTGAGTCTGGGATGGCAACTGGGATGCGGGTATGGAGGATGCGAATGAGGTTTGCGATTGCGAGGTGTTCTGTGTTCGTCTGCCAGAGCGGCGCGGTGTGGGTTGTGCGAGAgtgtcctcctcatccaagtCTGGTTCTCTGCTAGAGGACGCCGCATCGCCTCCATTACGTGCTGCCCGGGAGGCGGTCGATTGAAGACGGCTGCTGGTACGTGTCGCTCGGGATGTCGATCTGTTTGACCGTGTGCCATCGGCTTGAGTTCCGTCCTGGTCGTCATCACTGGAACTCTCCTCGTTGGAAGAAGCAAAGTCGACCGCTTGtgtctttctcctcttcttgcgAGAGGCATCCTCTACAACCTCCTTGAAGAGAGCAAATCTTAGAATGCGCTCCGCAGCAACTGCATCCCGCTCTTCAACCCTGTTGGATAGTCGAGACTTGGCGTGTGCTGTCGCGAGACGGATGATGGTCTCCAAGGTACGCACAGTCAAGGGACTTGTTCGTCGCTGGTTgccttccatctcatcattTCGAAGCCCGACATAGATGTCCGCAATTCGATCAGAGGCCTCCTGTGTCAAGACTGGCTTGATTCTTGTCTTGGCGTATTGAATGTACTTCTTCATGAACGGGATACTCAGAATCTCGGGTTTCTTGTTCGCGCCGCGTCCGGATGTGACGGTGACACCCGAGTGAAGCATGGCATCGTACTTCTCATACACCTCTGTCGGACCTTGCGAATCTGCCTGGTTGGTGACGGAGACACCCAAAGATTGCGCCCCCTGCTCCCTAACAGGTGCGCCCTCCTCGCTCCCTGGCTGCCGGTATCGATGCATGCGGAGAACATGCTCCGACACGTGGCGGTCACGCGTGTCCTCGATGTCATCCGTGACAACAAAAAGCAGATCGAATCGTGAAAGAAGAGAGTCGGGAAGAGCGATGTTCTTGTGAGGATCCTTGTGTGGGTCATACTGGCCGAAGATGGGgttggcagcagcaatgACGCTGCATCGAGCATTGAGGGATGTATGAATGCCGGCTTTGGCGATGGTTACAGTCTGCTGTTCCATGACTTCGTGAATTGCAACTCTGTCGACATCTGACATTTTGTCGAATTCGTCAATACAAACGACACCACGGTcagccatgaccatggcACCAGCTTCCAGTCGCCGCTCGCCCGTCTCCTTGTCCGAAGTGACGGCCGCTGTCAGACCAACACCGGAGGAGCCACGACCTGTCGTTGCAATGGCAAGAGGGGCGGTATTGAGGACGAAACGGAGCAACTGGGACTTGGCGGTAGAGGGATCACCGACcatgaggatgttgatgtctCCTCGAAGATGTGTTCCGTTCTCCAAATTCTTCTCCATACCACCTAGAAGCATTAAAAGTATAGCCTTCTTGACATAGTCGTGTCCATAGATACTGGGAGCGAGCGACTGAGAGAGCAGTTCGAGCAGGTTCTTCTTCTTAGCcaccttgttgatgttgcgaATATCGGTATCAGTTATAGTCGCAGTTGCCACACCGCCACCAGACTTTGACGAAAGAAGAACGACGTTGTTGGTCAAGATCATTGTCTTGAACAGGGCGCTGTTGTGGTTGGTGTTTCGGTTGCCCAGGGTCCGGTATATACCAACAAGTTGTACGCGATCGCCTGGCTTCACTCGatcgacaagatcatcatcgaggATGGCGTCCACTCCGCGGGGGAGTTGTCCTGCCGGTGCTCGCTCGGGCATCTCCTGAATAGAGATTGTCTGATGATCCCTGTAAGTGCAGAAACCATATTCGGTGATAAGAGGGttgccgtcgtcatcctcgcgAGGGTAGACGCTCGAGGTGGTCACGCCGTTGGTCATGGTTTGATCTTGGTATTCGCGAAAGTGAAACCTATCCTTGGTTTCATTGTAATGAACgctcttgacaaccttggGCCGAATCAACGAACAACGAGTGACAATGCCCTCGATAGAAACCATGTAGTTGAGCAGATGTGACGACAATGTGCGGGGATTGCAAGCATTCAGGCCAAAGCTGCCAGCCCATGCACAATAGTACATAGTATCTTTTGCTGACTGGTCAGGCCGAGCCTGCGGAAGCGCCTGCACGATGTTCTTCAGGGCTTGATCAAAGGCCAGGGTGTAGTCAAAGGGCTGTTCCAGCAGGCCCTGGGCGAGATCTGCGTTGTGGTTGCGCACATGGTCGAGATTGACAGTCAAGCGGCGCTGGTTCTTCTGTAGCATCAATATGATGTCTGATCGATAACTCCGCACTTGAGGGTCGTCTGGAGATTCAGAAATTAGCCATGGAGTGAACCAAACAAAGGACCACCGCCTCGGGAACATGGGTGGGTTGTGGGCATACTGGGATCTAGAAATTCCTCGGCCTGGCGAATGCGATCGCGTACGCCTTCATCCCCAAGCATGAAAGAATCCATGATGTCTGTTCGTGTGTGATGCCTTTGTTCACAACAAGCTATCCTCACAACGATGATGCGAACAGTGTATCGAGGGGCAGATCTGAACCTGGCGGGGCGTTGCTGGGGCTCCTTGAAATTGCTGTCGCGCTTCTTCAGACGCGACTTGTTCGCGTAAAGTGGTTGAGTGGAGCCAACGAATGGCCCGTGGCTTTGACATGTGGCTGAGACTTGAGCTAGTCCTGATACCGTAATGACCTCTGCACCTTCCCGACTGcgtacctacctacctgaTGTCGCTACCCCCAACGCTGATGACCTCGTCCTGTCACCTCCTGACACTTGCTGAGAGCTTCGAGTCCTGACAAACTCGCCACCATTTCTATTTGCCATCATCTATTCGTGGAGCCATGTCGGTTGGACTTGTTAACAGTGCTCACAACAcgctggacgaggaggcgaggGCCGAGGTCGATGTTCTTAACTCGCGTCTAGAAAAGACAACACAGTTGACCAGAAAAATCCAGTCTTGTCTCAACCGGCTTGAAACTACTGGCAAAAGCGTGCGCGATGTTGCTGGCCCACTAACTGGGGAAACCAAGCGGCTACAAACTTTGGGAAATAGTGAGTGGTACGACAAGGCCTGATATGTGCGCAACACTGACATAGCTTAGACGTTGATTCTGTCCTCGCTGCGATCGAGCGCCTCCGCCAACCTGCCGATAGCAAGAATGACGAAGAACAGATCATTCGGGTGGGACCTGAAAAGGCCGGCCTTCCCAACTATTTGGCTTCCATAAAGCGTCTGAACAAGGCGTTGAACGAGATGCAAGCATCTAACCTGCGCGCGAACCAGCAAACGATGGCTGATCTGGCCCGTTTGATCAAAACGGGCAACAATCAGCTCGAAAGCCACTTCGATACCCTCCTTCGCGCAGAAACACCACGATCCATCGAGCCTTTACAtttcatcaccaaggacaagCCATTCCCTGCGCTTCCTCAGGATAAGATCGCTCGGCTTGGTCTTGTCTATTCTTACGTGGCAGGAAGTCAGCATCAAGGAGGACCGGAGTCCCCGGTTGCTAGAATCTATGCTGACGTACGTGGGCCATACCTCTCTGGATCCCTCGCCAACCTAGCGGCTGCGAGCGTCAacacggccaagaagaagaatccCGATGCTATCTATCGAGCAGGCACCAACGGTATCGGGACCTACGCACAGGCTATGGAGGGTTTATTCCTAGCAGAGTATGACAATGTGTGCAGCATCTTCACCCGGGAGGATTGGGGCGTCGTCTTTCAGGCTACATGCCAGGCAGCACTGGCCGAGCTGGCACGCACTTTGCGCGAACTGAATGCCCACATCAAGAATCACCTCAATACAGACTGCTATCTGGGATACGAAGTCACCGAGATTGTTTCGGCGCTGTCCGGCAACCTGGACACACGAACCGGCGAGCTAAAAGGGGCTCTCGCCGCTGCTCTGAAACCCGTTCGAGAGACCGCCAAGTCGTCTCTTGCCGAATTACTGGAGGATACAAGACGCAAGGTTGCGTTCTTGCAGGTGTTGCCGTCAGATGGCGCACCGATACCACTTGTTTCGGAAACGATGCAGCGTTTACAGGCCATGGTGGAGTTCCTGCGACCGATCTCAAGCATCATGATCTCTATCGGCGATGGTGGATGGAAATCTAACGCGGGATCCAACAACCGATCGGCAGATGTGATCCCGAGCCTCGCGTCTTTCGATATTGGGGCAGATGGCCGAGACATTTTTGCCCACTACTgtctcgacaccatcgaAACGCTTCTCTCGGGTCTGGACCAAAAGGCGCGGTTGCTCCTCAAGACAAGAGCGGTTGCGGGAGTATTCATGGCCaacaccgtcatcatcatccaacgCATGGTGCGTGACTCCGATCTATCGCCCCTGTTGGAATCGAAGCTGGATGTTCTCGATCAATGGCGGAAGAAGAGCACAGCAGCATACACGGATATTTGCAAAGACCTCTCAGTGCATCTTTTTGACACTATCCACACAAATCGCTCACACCGTCCCACCTCTGGACCCGTTGATTCGGcgtccatcatcaaggcgCTCGGAAgcaaagacaaggacaagatcaaggagaagttTACGCAATTCAACAGTGCGTTTGACGACATGGTCTCCCGGCACAAGTCATACAGCATGGAACGTGAGGTCCGCAAGATGTTCGGAGAGGATATCCGCCAGAAACTGCAGCCACTCTACGACCGCTTTTGGGATCGCTACCACGAAATTGACAAGGGCAAAGGCAAATATGTCAAGTATGACAAGTCTTCGATTGCTGCCGTTTTCCTCAGCCTGGCGTCATAACGAAGCTCATTCTGAACCGCGATGGTTTCAACTACTGACGACTTGTTCACGACTGCCAGCGCAACCCGCTGCCCCGTGTGCAAATGAACGGTACTACCAATTTGGATGGATGCAGTTGCTGCTATTTGTACTCTATTCTGCCCATGCATGGATCCTTCATATCAATGCGACGCTTCGTGGTAACGCGGTAAACCATCTCCAATGACACACCAAACCGCGAATTCTCTGTTCACCATGATACCCCTTCTGGTTTCACTCTGTTGGGCGTTCGCCAAGCCCAAAGAACAGCTTTCCCTACCAAACTCCCGACTCCTCCGACACCGCGCGACAAGGTGAGCCTGCACCTCGTCGCTGCAACCTTTGAATGCAATGTATGAAAGAGAATGGGCACGGGCGAGTAAATGACCTCGGTGTCATTCAGTCCTCTCACATGCTTGAATCGAATTGGATACGCAGACACAGTGGCGAATTGTATGCCGGGTTATCAGGGGCACTTGGGGCAAGTGCCGCAATAGTCGTGAGTGCCGAGGTCACTGGCCTTGCAACAGGCAGTGCAGCAACCGTCGACAAGTGGCTGAAGCTCGGAAatggccatgttgaagacAAAGAGGGGGAGAAACTTCTTGGATGGTTTGGTGGGAGAAGTCTGGTCCAGTGGACTGGGTTCTTGGTGCGGAATTGAGATGATGGTGCTCATATCTTCCTCGACGGGGAGTTGATCGACGGTTCTCGAAGATTTATACTTGAGCCATCTTCAGGGGTCTGGGGCAGCAATGCCACGACGGTCTCATCCGTGGGTCCGAAAGTGAGGCTGATGGTATGTCCAGTTGAGGTAACCACGGTCTGGTGGCAGCACTCGGGCACTCGGGCAGGGATTCTGCAGTCTTCGGTCTCTGGATGGATTGAAACGTGAAACAGGCCCACACCCCACGTAGGTAACGAGCGCGTCATCATGCGCAGATTCGACACTGCCTCTACCAGCTTGAGTGCGAGCCAGAGCGAGCGTATTCGACGGGCGACGGCCCAACAAGATTGCCATGGCACATGGGCTGCAACCACTAAACGACGTGATTCTGACCCCTGAAGACCTGGCACCAAGTTCCTGGAACTTGGAATCCCGACACTCGGAACCATGCCACAGACCCCGGCAGCTGGCACCTGTCACCTGGCACCCGTTTCGAGAATCCGTCTGGCCTCCCTCCACTTCTATAATGCGTTGTACCCCTCCGACTGGGCATCAAAACCGCCCGACTTGGCTGAGCTACCGACAGGCAGTCATTGCCTTGGGCTCCGGACGTATCACGACCGAGAGTGTGGTGTCTGTCTCCTATGCTGTACCCTGATATCTAGTTCAATAGCCTCCCAGTTTCCAATCGACCGAGTGAGTAACCATCAGCCTCATTGCAAATTTCAATACGTGGCAGCGCAAGGAGTTTGGACGCTAGCATGCCGCTCCTGATCGAACAGCACGATGAGTCTATTGCAGACGTGAAATCTATCTGCGCCTAATCTGACAGCTCACCGAGTCTATCACAGACATCTAGCCATCCAGGCACATCCATGTCCTTGGGTGGGTGGCCCTTTTGATTTCAGGATCCCTGGCGCGCTAGGCGCCGGCTATGGATGCCACAGCCACGAGCATCATCCGTCGGTCTTTATCCCGCTACCAAAGATGTCGTCAATCCGACTCCGTCGCTCCCACACGACAACCCTGTCGCTCTTGCGTTTGAAGTAGAGTATCCGGTGCTGCGGGATGAATTCCTCGTCTGTCTGCTCACTCTTCCACTGCTCCACCGCCCTCTCACGAGGTCCAAGGAAGCGGTCTTCATAGCCAACAATGAAGTCGTTTGCATCGAAGCCAGCATCCCATCGCAGCCGGTTGAGCACGTCAGCAGCAGTACGGAATTTACCCAGTCCCGGCGTCTTGCTCACAACAGCAGCTCTGGTGCCGTGAGACGATGCCACGTTCTTCTTTGTTGTCGACTGGGACTCTCCGTCGCTgtcgctctcctcctcctcttccatttcatcgtcctcatcctcgtcatccgtATCACCCGCAAATTCGCCCCATCGACTTTGATCGAGCGCCAGGTTGCCCAGCTCAGGAGCTCGGACAACGGCTGCGCTCATCCAGCAGAATTGCGCATCGTAGTATTTCTCGTCGCGACGGATCCTCGCCTCAAATTCCTGGAGTGCTGCTTGCAAAGCAACCTGCGTTGCCTTGGCATCGTTCTTGTTAGGCTCCTCACCGTTTCGCAAGAGACCAATCAAGTAGTGCCCATGGTATTCAGTGCCGGGGCCTTCGACGCTTGAGGTCATATCCAAGAACCTGGCCGGCCAGATCCGCGCATGGATGTTCTTCACCTTCCTATCAAGATCTGTGTTCAAAGTTAGCTTGTCTATCAGACTCAGCAATGCTATCTGTCTTACCAACTAGCAACATTACGCATCGAGACTCAAGCCATCCAATGAACCGACCACTCTTCTCCTGGGAAGGGCCCCAGTAGTGTGCGTCAATTTTTATGTAGCTTTTGTAATTCTGAAGAAACTCTGTAGCGCCAGGACCACTCAAAGAGCTTGATGGGCTGTCAGGCTCGACGCCTAGGAGGTTACTCCATGAGAAACTTTCCATGGAGAGAAGTTTTTCGGCTCTCTCGAActcggcggcgatggcatccacAGTGGGAACAGAAGCGTTCACGGCAGTGTTGAGTGCCGGGGCGTGCCAGCCCAGTAGACAGAGGGGCTCTCGAAAGGTCCGGTTGTATCGCAAGTCTTTGTGGAAGAAAGGATCAAACACGAGGCCAGTCTTCCAGCTGAACCGTGCATAGTGCTGGAAGAAAGTGACGATAATGTCGGCCGTGGAAACGGTTGCACCATCGTTGGCGAGCATCTTGCATAACGGTGCAAGGAGGACGCTTATATGAATGCCACCAAGAAACCCAAACTTGGCTGAGTATATACCTCGCGACTGGGCCCATGCCTTGATAAACAGATGGGCCATGCGGTATTGAACCATGTCAGGAATAGAGCGACGCAAATAAAATAGATCACGAACAGGTTTCAGCTTTGCTAGAGTCTGAAAGGGCAGAGCAAATGCAGGATCGCTTGCAGGACGCTTCATGACTTCAGGCCATCTAAGAGTGACGATTAGGGTGATGAGTATACATCAGTGCGTATTTGTTGTACGTACCTCTCTGCAATTGATGCTGCAGCGCAATACTGAAGGTCCATCTTGATCCCGTGAACCTCTAATTCCAGCATGTATCCCGAGTTGGCCTTCACTCGTCGCAGGATCCTGATGCCTCCTGTTGCTGCTCGTCTCAGCCTCTGGACGGCCAAAGCAAAGAAAGTCTTGGGGCTTATAGAACCAATGCACAGGCAGTCAATGTCGGATGAGCTTGTCcaaacaccaagaccataCGAGCCAACTGGGACCAGAATTAGGACAGGCCCAGAGCGGGCATCGCCCTGCGAAACCGAAGACGTAGCATCCAGAAGCGCATGTTCAAGAGCCTTGAGAGCTTCTGCCCTTGTAACTCTCTCATGGGCTGTCGGAAGAAACCCCTGACTCTCTAGGAAATGCTCCAGCACCTCGTTATCGGCAAGGCTCGGTGGGGCCCGTTGCAGTTGAACGGTCATCGCTGGCACAGAAGACCGTGATATCTCGGTAGACGGAGAGTGTAGCAGAAGGCAGCGTACGCCCCAGTGGTCACTGGCATACGTCGGCCCACCTTGCTCCGTTGGCTGCAAAGGGTCCTGGCCAAACATGTTGAATCCCAATGGGTGGTACTGGTCATTCACCTTGACCAAAATCCGGTCGTACCTCTGAGGGCGATTGTTCAAACCACTGCCCACAAGGTCAGATGCCAGAGTGTTGGTTAGAGGATCAAATGTAGCCCCTTGTTCACCCTGGTAGGAGTCCAAGACATTCCGCTTGTCATTGACAACGTCAGAAGATTCCCCAGATTCGAGCCTTGTTGCCAGCCAGGTATCCGTGAAACCGGCATCTAGGAGCATGTGATCGACGCTCTGCAAGTGATCAACGGTCTGTGGTGAAATATCCTGCTTTTTCCTGGCCGCATCAATGGTGAAAGATGAAGTTGCCAAGTTGAAATCACCAGCCAGGATCCAAGGATGTTGCAGGAAGTGAGCAGACAGATGATCAAGCATCCTTTGAACCTCTCGCTTCTTCGCAGTAATGGCACCATCGGCGAGGCCTTGACTGAGATGGCAGGCGGCAAGAATCCATGGTCTAAAGCACGCGTCGCGGTCACGTATGCCTATTGTCGGGAACCGGACTACGGTGCAGCCTTTGTGTCTTCTCTGGAAGGGCAGATGATGCCATTCAAGGGGGAATCTGCTCAAGACAACGACGTTGAGAAGGCTGGGAAGTGGTCCAATGCCAAACTGGCCTGGAGGCCCGTGTGTGGCAAATGGATAGCGACGTCGGATTTCTTGGTCGGCCAGCAGGACAGGGAGAAAGTGATCTGTGACTTCCTGGAGCACGAGAATATCGGCTGCTGAACGGGTGGAAAGTAGATTATCCACTAAGCCCGAGTGTCGAACTGACCGAGGAGGCCACTCAAACTCGGCCAAGACATTATATGATGCAATGACCAATCGATCCAGAATGAGTTCCTCGTCATTGGTGACAGGGGCAGGCGGCGTC from Fusarium keratoplasticum isolate Fu6.1 chromosome 10, whole genome shotgun sequence includes these protein-coding regions:
- a CDS encoding Exocyst complex protein EXO70, whose protein sequence is MSVGLVNSAHNTLDEEARAEVDVLNSRLEKTTQLTRKIQSCLNRLETTGKSVRDVAGPLTGETKRLQTLGNNVDSVLAAIERLRQPADSKNDEEQIIRVGPEKAGLPNYLASIKRLNKALNEMQASNLRANQQTMADLARLIKTGNNQLESHFDTLLRAETPRSIEPLHFITKDKPFPALPQDKIARLGLVYSYVAGSQHQGGPESPVARIYADVRGPYLSGSLANLAAASVNTAKKKNPDAIYRAGTNGIGTYAQAMEGLFLAEYDNVCSIFTREDWGVVFQATCQAALAELARTLRELNAHIKNHLNTDCYLGYEVTEIVSALSGNLDTRTGELKGALAAALKPVRETAKSSLAELLEDTRRKVAFLQVLPSDGAPIPLVSETMQRLQAMVEFLRPISSIMISIGDGGWKSNAGSNNRSADVIPSLASFDIGADGRDIFAHYCLDTIETLLSGLDQKARLLLKTRAVAGVFMANTVIIIQRMVRDSDLSPLLESKLDVLDQWRKKSTAAYTDICKDLSVHLFDTIHTNRSHRPTSGPVDSASIIKALGSKDKDKIKEKFTQFNSAFDDMVSRHKSYSMEREVRKMFGEDIRQKLQPLYDRFWDRYHEIDKGKGKYVKYDKSSIAAVFLSLAS
- a CDS encoding PfkB domain-containing protein, which codes for MEAVVDDRPKSELPIDGEEESHAEGEKNLDLEQTQDQDQVPDPSHDEPQEDQQASSVIDTQTPDDQVATIDFVTLGMFIIDDIDFVPPTPPVKNILGGAGTYSALGARLFSPPPLSTSVGWIIDQGSDFPPSLSTLVDSWTTSAIFRHDGLRLTTRGWNGYEGAAEKRAFKYLTPKKRLTAQDLTPALLQSRSFHLICSPNRCRELVSEITSLRKKVVPPETYTKPIFIWEPVPDLCTPDELLNCTNCLPLVDVCSPNHAELAGFMGDDGLDPETGEISTLAVERACEQLLASMPLQSFSLVVRAGDKGCYIAKNGGRKRQRDPKSKTKRRKKDYVRGGLRPDTDMEALFAGLLQDEDGIVAREEIEVDPGIERWIPAYHGDPANVVDPTGGGNTFLGGLGVALARGESLEDAVIWGAVAASFAIEQVGVPTLGRDADGREAWNGHNVDARLKEFRQRL
- a CDS encoding Polynucleotide adenylyltransferase; its protein translation is MTNPDPTSQFAFKSHETALCLIPPRHLWSSVDQLRSLYDKAFSAWPPHINLIYPFVRPEVLPEATNLLQDLSIEHQPRITLEGADTFNHKHHNTIFFRPSQDSTADITQLRRRICDALGQPRTNHGSFKPHMTIGQSEDSNAAPHHFLVEKVRLLPQLAWDVDSIAILVRDDAASGSNGSRPMRLWGTLDLSSRLLTRPTSPQDFRDSSESTSNIIFQPPYHSPQPSGPWTVLTPPAPVTNDEELILDRLVIASYNVLAEFEWPPRSVRHSGLVDNLLSTRSAADILVLQEVTDHFLPVLLADQEIRRRYPFATHGPPGQFGIGPLPSLLNVVVLSRFPLEWHHLPFQRRHKGCTVVRFPTIGIRDRDACFRPWILAACHLSQGLADGAITAKKREVQRMLDHLSAHFLQHPWILAGDFNLATSSFTIDAARKKQDISPQTVDHLQSVDHMLLDAGFTDTWLATRLESGESSDVVNDKRNVLDSYQGEQGATFDPLTNTLASDLVGSGLNNRPQRYDRILVKVNDQYHPLGFNMFGQDPLQPTEQGGPTYASDHWGVRCLLLHSPSTEISRSSVPAMTVQLQRAPPSLADNEVLEHFLESQGFLPTAHERVTRAEALKALEHALLDATSSVSQGDARSGPVLILVPVGSYGLGVWTSSSDIDCLCIGSISPKTFFALAVQRLRRAATGGIRILRRVKANSGYMLELEVHGIKMDLQYCAAASIAERWPEVMKRPASDPAFALPFQTLAKLKPVRDLFYLRRSIPDMVQYRMAHLFIKAWAQSRGIYSAKFGFLGGIHISVLLAPLCKMLANDGATVSTADIIVTFFQHYARFSWKTGLVFDPFFHKDLRYNRTFREPLCLLGWHAPALNTAVNASVPTVDAIAAEFERAEKLLSMESFSWSNLLGVEPDSPSSSLSGPGATEFLQNYKSYIKIDAHYWGPSQEKSGRFIGWLESRCVMLLVDLDRKVKNIHARIWPARFLDMTSSVEGPGTEYHGHYLIGLLRNGEEPNKNDAKATQVALQAALQEFEARIRRDEKYYDAQFCWMSAAVVRAPELGNLALDQSRWGEFAGDTDDEDEDDEMEEEEESDSDGESQSTTKKNVASSHGTRAAVVSKTPGLGKFRTAADVLNRLRWDAGFDANDFIVGYEDRFLGPRERAVEQWKSEQTDEEFIPQHRILYFKRKSDRVVVWERRSRIDDIFGSGIKTDG
- a CDS encoding DNA replication licensing factor MCM3 yields the protein MDSFMLGDEGVRDRIRQAEEFLDPNDPQVRSYRSDIILMLQKNQRRLTVNLDHVRNHNADLAQGLLEQPFDYTLAFDQALKNIVQALPQARPDQSAKDTMYYCAWAGSFGLNACNPRTLSSHLLNYMVSIEGIVTRCSLIRPKVVKSVHYNETKDRFHFREYQDQTMTNGVTTSSVYPREDDDGNPLITEYGFCTYRDHQTISIQEMPERAPAGQLPRGVDAILDDDLVDRVKPGDRVQLVGIYRTLGNRNTNHNSALFKTMILTNNVVLLSSKSGGGVATATITDTDIRNINKVAKKKNLLELLSQSLAPSIYGHDYVKKAILLMLLGGMEKNLENGTHLRGDINILMVGDPSTAKSQLLRFVLNTAPLAIATTGRGSSGVGLTAAVTSDKETGERRLEAGAMVMADRGVVCIDEFDKMSDVDRVAIHEVMEQQTVTIAKAGIHTSLNARCSVIAAANPIFGQYDPHKDPHKNIALPDSLLSRFDLLFVVTDDIEDTRDRHVSEHVLRMHRYRQPGSEEGAPVREQGAQSLGVSVTNQADSQGPTEVYEKYDAMLHSGVTVTSGRGANKKPEILSIPFMKKYIQYAKTRIKPVLTQEASDRIADIYVGLRNDEMEGNQRRTSPLTVRTLETIIRLATAHAKSRLSNRVEERDAVAAERILRFALFKEVVEDASRKKRRKTQAVDFASSNEESSSDDDQDGTQADGTRSNRSTSRATRTSSRLQSTASRAARNGGDAASSSREPDLDEEDTLAQPTPRRSGRRTQNTSQSQTSFASSIPASQLPSQTQAESQDDDELADGTAGLAIDDTPISTQRLGTFRTALGQLLSTNLFEDDSAELDAVVEAVNRKVGNRDGGAFTKGEATKALQKMGEANQIMFTEGDLVYKI